One window of Camelina sativa cultivar DH55 chromosome 4, Cs, whole genome shotgun sequence genomic DNA carries:
- the LOC104783591 gene encoding mechanosensitive ion channel protein 5-like, with product MLSSRTKSRFQDPPTPTHPAFDKTEMKSGRRSGILKSGFLGKSPNAGTPGRGGVLDEEEEEDPFLDEDLPEEYKRDKLSIWVFLEWLNLVLIVTSLVCSFTVHNLQRKTWWKLDLWKWEVTVLVLICGRLVSSWIVRIIVFLVEKNFLWRKRVLYFVYGVSKSVQNCLWLGLVLLAWHFLFDKKVERETRSTALQYVTRVLVCLLVAVIIWLVKTILVKVLASSFHMSTYFDRIQESLFTQYVIETLSGPPLMEIQRMEEEEQKVTEDVKSLEKLAGAKLPPALKETVKSFMKVGRAPAGRTRIGSKKGVDRDGIRIDHLQRMNTKNVSFWNMKRLMNILRKGALSTLDQKIQDTSQEDEDATQIRSEYEAKCATRKIFHNVTEPGSRNNEAKMIEKIARDVSDN from the exons ATGTTATCATCTAGGACGAAATCAAGATTTCAGGATCCTCCGACACCGACACATCCAGCGTTTGACAAAACAGAGATGAAGTCCGGTCGGAGATCCGGGATTTTGAAATCTGGGTTTCTTGGGAAAAGCCCTAATGCGGGTACTCCAGGTCGAGGTGGGGtcttggatgaagaagaagaggaagatccGTTTCTCGACGAGGATTTACCGGAGGAATACAAAAGGGACAAACTTAGCATCTGGGTTTTTCTTGAATGGTTAAACCTTGTTCTGATAGTAACTAGTTTGGTCTGTAGCTTTACCGTACATAACTTGCAACGCAAGACATGGTGGAAGCTAGATTTGTGGAAATGGGAAGTGACGGTTTTGGTGTTGATATGTGGGAGATTAGTCTCGAGTTGGATAGTGAGGATCATTGTCTTCTTGGTCGAGAAGAACTTCCTGTGGAGgaaaagggttttgtacttcgTCTACGGTGTGAGCAAATCTGTTCAAAACTGCTTGTGGTTAGGGCTAGTGTTGCTCGCGTGGCATTTCTTGTTCGATAAGAAAGTCGAAAGAGAGACTCGTAGCACGGCGCTTCAGTACGTGACGAGAGTGTTGGTGTGTTTGCTCGTAGCTGTTATCATCTGGTTGGTTAAAACAATTCTGGTTAAGGTTCTTGCTTCATCGTTCCACATGAGCACTTACTTCGATCGGATCCAGGAGTCGTTGTTCACTCAATACGTAATTGAGACTCTCTCGGGTCCTCCTTTGATGGAGATTCAGagaatggaggaagaagagcaaAAGGTAACAGAGGATGTCAAAAGCTTAGAGAAACTAGCTGGAGCTAAGTTGCCTCCAGCTCTAAAGGAGACTGTTAAAAGTTTTATGAAAGTCGGGAGAGCACCAGCTGGACGGACTCGGATTGGTTCCAAGAAAGGAGTAGATAGGGACGGGATCAGGATTGATCATTTGCAGAGAATGAACACAAAGAATGTATCTTTTTGGAACATGAAGAGATTAATGAACATTCTACGAAAAGGCGCTCTTTCTACTTTGGATCAAAAGATTCAGGACACAAGTCAGGAGGATGAAGACGCTACGCAGATAAGAAGCGAGTACGAAGCTAAATGTGCAACTAGGAAGATTTTCCACAATGTCACCGAGCCAGGATCCAg gaATAATGAAGCCAAAATGATAGAGAAGATTGCGAGAGATGTTTCAGATAATTAA